CCAGAGGAAAAATCCTGAATAAGAACTATATCTTCTTGATTAAAGGTGGCACCAGAGAGTTTTATGCTTATGATATTGCAAACGATACCTGGATTTCGCGGCGGGAGACTCCTTATTTGGAAAGGGAGACAAAGATAAAGGATGGCAGTTGTCTCGTTTATGATGGTGAGGGTCATCTCTATCTATTAAAAGGCGGTTACAATGAGTTATTCCTTTATGATTGTGATAATGATACTTGGAGTCCAAGAAAGCCGATGCCTCTTTACGGTCGGGAGATGAGGAAAAAGAAGGCGAAGAAGGGAGCAGCGATGGTTTACGAACGGGGTAACGATATTATCTATGCCTTAAAAGGCGGTGGGACAAATGAATTCTGGGCTTATTTTGTGGAAGGTGACTCCTGGCACGAATTGGCATCAGTTCCCTTAGGGGAGAGAGGGAAAAAGGTGAAGGGTGGTGCTGGCCTCTCCTTAACTGCGGGTCAGGTCTTTGCCCTTAAAGGTGGTGGCACTAATGAACTCTGGATGTATACCCAACCACAATTTCCTTTCCTCTCAGGAGTTCCTTTGGGAAAAGGGGAAGAAGAGAAATTATCTTCTTTCATCAGGTCGGAAGATTTGCGGCTCGTTGGCAAATCCCTTCTTTATGATGCTTCTGGACGATTGATTTACCAAAACCGATTGAGAAAAGGTATCTACTTCTTAAAGAGGGGAAAGGATTTTATTAAGGTAGTGGTGATAAGATAAAAATTTTAGTGAACCCCGCCCTTCTTTTCCGGTTTTAATAGAGAACGGGCGATTGGGGCAGAAGAAGAAGAAGGGTAGCGCGTGATTAACTCTTCTAAGATATTCATTGCCCTTTTCTCATCGTTCATTCCTTGGTAAATTTTTGCCAGTTGGAGAAGAGCCTTACTGACGAAAAAGGCGGTGGTATCCCGATTGATTATCCCTTCTAATAATTTTATTGCCTGGTCGGTTTTTCTATTCTTTTCGTAGATTTCTGCTAAGAGGATTTGGGCAAGAGGGGAAGGAGATTTCTTCAATTCTTCCTCCGCTTCCTTATCTTCACCAATCTCTAAGAGGCGATAGGCTCTAATTAGGGGTTTTAGGTCCTCACCCGAAGCGGAGAGGAGATTTAATTCGTAAAGGGTGTTTCTTAAATCACTTTTGGGAAACTTCTTAGAAAATTGTCGGGTATACTCCAAGCAAGAATCAAACTCTTCGGCTAAGAAGAAGAATTTTGCTAAGTAATATAATTTCTTCTCGGTTTCCTTTGGGATTTCCCGAATTTTTTTTTGGGCTTCTTTGAGATTATTCTTTTTTAATAACGCCCTTGCCTCTTGAAGATAAGTTTCCTCCATCTCCGACGATAGTTTTAAACCCGCTTTTGCTATTTCTCCATATATCTCTTGGGCAAGATTAAACTCCCCTTTCTCTTCGCAGTATTTCGCCAAACCTTCCCACTCCTTTATCGGTATTTTCTTTAATTCTCTTTTTGCCGATCGGGCGTCTTTCAGATTTACATACAAGCGGAATAGTTCTGGGGCGTGAAGCCTTTCGTCTTTCTTTTCTTTACGGTCTTTGAGGTAAATCCCAATTGCCTCTTTATATTTTCCTTCTTTAACTAACTCTTTTGCCTTCTTTAAGTCCGCAGCAAAAATAATGAGAGAAAGGAGAGAGAGCAGGAATAGTTTACTCTTCATAAATTAGGGCATCAAAATATTCTTTGATGAGGCGATAATATTCTCGGGGATAATTTTCTTGCAGTGCCTTCAGAAGTTCCTCTTGGAGGAGCCTCTTCTTTTCTCCCAGGTCCTGGGGGAGGATTGGTCTCTCTTCAATCTGAAACTCCTTTCCCACTTCCCTTTCTCTTTTTTCTTCTGCCTCCTTTTTTCTGATGCTTCGCTCCACATCCAAAAGTCTTTGGAAGACCTTCTCTTCTCTTTCTACCAGTTCTCGGGTGATATTTAATTTCTCCATATCCTCCTCAATCTTTTTCATCTCCTCAATTATCCCTTCCATCGCTCCGGTCAAACCCGGTTTCTCACTCAACCCTTTCATCATCTCTTCTAATCTTTCCCTTAAGGAACGGTGTCGTCCCAAAATTCTTTGGAGGGCAGATAATTGTTCACTGGATAGGGGAGAGGGAATCGGGATGGGCATCCCTCCCATTTTGGAAAGGATTTCCGACATCTCATTTAATCCCTGAGAGAGGGCAGAAAGGAAGTCGTCTAAACCACCACCCATCCCACCTTTCTGGGCAAGGGTTAAAAGGAAAAGGATGTTTTCTATTGTGTTATTGAGATTAACCTTGGCTTCCGAAAATTTATTCTCGCCTCCGGAATAATTTTTTTCAAATAAAAGATTCCCACCTTCTTCTAAGGCACTAATCGCTTTGAGGAGGTCATCGGCTAAACGGGGAGAGATGGAAAGGGAGCGGGCGGAAAGGGCTAAGATACTATCTGCCACATTTTTTGTTCCTTCGGCAAGCCCTCGGCTTTTGCCGATTAAATCATCCACTTCTCTTCGCTCTTTGGTCGCCTTCTCCAAGTCTTCGGTGTATTCGGTAATCTGGCAGAGTTCTAAGGCGTAGTGCCATAACTTATCAATAATTTCTTGGTGGCGTTTCTTTTTCATCCCTTGAGTTAGTTCGCGCAACTTCTTTTGCATCTGGGATAGTTGACGGCGGAGGTTTTCGGAGCGGTTTTTTGCCTCACCCAATTTTCCTTCTCCTATTTTCTCTCTTATCCTTTCTGCCATTTTGGAAAATGGCTTCTCTGCCAATTCCTTTTTTATCTCTTCTAAAATTTCCTGTAACTCTTTTTCCGAGAGTTGTAAATCGTTCAGTTCTTTCTCCCAGGACTTTAATGCATCCGCAATCTCTTTTTCCCTTTCCGCCAATTTCTCCTTAGGGATCTTATTTATTTCTTCTTCCAAAGACTTCTGTTTTTTCCCCATCTCCGCCAGTTTCTTTTCCAGTTCCGAAAGTTTTGCTTCCTCCTGCAACCTTTTTAAGATTTCAATTGACCTTGCCAATTGGTTTTTTAATTCCTCAGTCGTCATCTT
This sequence is a window from candidate division WOR-3 bacterium. Protein-coding genes within it:
- a CDS encoding tetratricopeptide repeat protein, which produces MKSKLFLLSLLSLIIFAADLKKAKELVKEGKYKEAIGIYLKDRKEKKDERLHAPELFRLYVNLKDARSAKRELKKIPIKEWEGLAKYCEEKGEFNLAQEIYGEIAKAGLKLSSEMEETYLQEARALLKKNNLKEAQKKIREIPKETEKKLYYLAKFFFLAEEFDSCLEYTRQFSKKFPKSDLRNTLYELNLLSASGEDLKPLIRAYRLLEIGEDKEAEEELKKSPSPLAQILLAEIYEKNRKTDQAIKLLEGIINRDTTAFFVSKALLQLAKIYQGMNDEKRAMNILEELITRYPSSSSAPIARSLLKPEKKGGVH